A section of the Leptospira kobayashii genome encodes:
- a CDS encoding PAS domain S-box protein, with protein MNFTNIFPEWMTNSEVYYYVLTNLSGEYLYTNDWFKYRFAKTHAALLYHSALNFIHPDDRSVYLTALEECASTSKLIRFQCRKHSNDPEVNEWTEWEFSAWKNEDGMYAGVLQIGHDVVEAKSNDPDLKIVTENLFRSTFEHAAAGIAHFYPNGKWLRYNQQFQELLGYSKEELENLTLDDVTHPEDRNSNSPHFSELLNGTIDKYSVEKRLLKKGGTYVWVIAHLSAIYNQNGNIDYIVKVVQDLSAIKKAEQKFIESEEKFKKTFFSNPSFMILSEQKSGIIVEANLAWTEIFGYSLEETIGRNSVDLGILELESRAQLLEILEKDKKLKNFEINIKNKSGETKTVLSSAEIFPYKGETYILITGIDVSERRKLEEDLKIEKQRLTDILEGTNVGIWEWNIPTGEVFLDERWANMLGYKLAELGETNLNTLTKFTLKDDLNRINEIMGHHLKGESPYYEAEFRMKHKFGHTIWVLDRAKVTKWSEDKEPLFMHGTRQDISERKRHEASLIKNEIRLKTILATIIDALLIIDQNGIIQKCNLATEKTFGYTESELVGQNVKILMPEPDHSQHDQYLKRYHTTGIKKIIGYGRQIIGRRKNGENFPAELSVTEWEFSGEKYFTGTIRDISNKIKVEEQLKQSQKLEALGQIAGGIAHDFNNILAIVSGNLELIQRKIIDKGEQFTKQIGSALKAVERGSQLTQKLLAFARKQPVVPTLVEINQVISNMHEILERVIGKHIQIQFNFYNKPLYLFLDKNDMENTILNLAINARDAMENTGRLIITIDQVQKNILPELQNSPDLQENYAEISVIDTGKGIPPNVLEKIYEPFFTTKAVGQGTGLGLSMIYTFVKHFNGHIKVYSEVDVGTSFKLYFPIMEESPKKENPAAEEKSSNSSGEKYSEHVLLVDDEEGIIDIAESLLSDLGFAVTAVLSADDALKLLQKESFDLLISDIMMPGEIDGLALAEIVKKDYPNMKIILTSGFPGDLRKREYNDLTEFHFLSKPYKAKELEETIQKVLGRKHEL; from the coding sequence ATGAATTTTACTAATATATTTCCGGAATGGATGACAAACTCAGAAGTGTATTATTATGTACTCACGAATCTTTCGGGAGAATATTTATACACAAACGATTGGTTTAAGTATAGATTTGCAAAAACGCACGCTGCTCTTCTTTACCACTCAGCATTGAACTTCATTCATCCTGATGATAGATCCGTGTATTTAACCGCATTGGAAGAATGCGCCTCAACTTCCAAACTGATTCGTTTTCAATGTAGAAAACATTCCAATGATCCCGAAGTCAACGAATGGACGGAATGGGAATTTTCCGCGTGGAAAAACGAAGATGGAATGTATGCAGGGGTTTTGCAGATCGGACATGATGTTGTAGAAGCAAAATCAAATGACCCTGATTTAAAAATAGTTACCGAAAATCTATTCAGATCCACATTCGAACATGCAGCCGCAGGCATCGCACATTTTTATCCCAACGGAAAATGGTTACGATATAACCAACAATTTCAGGAACTTTTAGGGTATTCCAAAGAGGAACTGGAAAATCTAACTTTGGACGATGTAACTCATCCCGAAGATCGCAATTCGAATAGTCCCCATTTCTCCGAATTACTCAATGGAACAATAGATAAATATTCTGTTGAAAAAAGATTATTGAAAAAAGGAGGAACTTACGTCTGGGTCATAGCGCATCTTTCCGCCATCTACAATCAAAACGGAAACATTGATTATATAGTAAAAGTAGTTCAGGATTTATCGGCCATCAAGAAAGCCGAACAGAAGTTTATCGAAAGCGAAGAGAAATTCAAAAAAACATTCTTTTCCAATCCTTCTTTTATGATCTTATCCGAACAAAAATCAGGAATCATCGTCGAGGCAAACCTGGCATGGACGGAAATTTTCGGATATAGCCTGGAAGAAACGATAGGTCGCAATTCCGTAGATTTGGGCATCTTGGAATTGGAATCAAGAGCCCAATTGCTCGAAATTCTGGAAAAAGACAAAAAGTTAAAAAATTTCGAGATCAATATTAAAAACAAAAGCGGGGAAACAAAAACCGTTCTCAGTTCGGCAGAGATTTTTCCTTACAAAGGAGAAACATACATTCTGATTACAGGCATCGATGTTTCAGAAAGAAGAAAACTGGAAGAAGATCTGAAGATCGAAAAACAAAGGTTAACCGACATTCTGGAAGGAACGAACGTAGGAATTTGGGAATGGAATATTCCGACGGGAGAAGTATTTTTAGACGAACGTTGGGCAAACATGTTAGGTTACAAACTTGCCGAATTGGGAGAAACCAACCTGAATACATTGACTAAGTTCACATTGAAAGACGATCTGAACCGAATCAATGAAATTATGGGGCACCATCTCAAAGGTGAAAGTCCCTATTATGAAGCCGAGTTCAGAATGAAACATAAGTTTGGTCATACGATTTGGGTTTTGGACAGAGCCAAGGTTACGAAATGGTCTGAAGACAAAGAGCCTTTATTCATGCATGGAACCCGTCAGGATATATCGGAACGCAAAAGACACGAAGCCTCTCTGATCAAAAATGAAATCCGGCTCAAAACCATTTTGGCAACCATCATAGACGCACTTCTGATCATAGATCAGAATGGAATCATTCAAAAATGCAACTTGGCTACGGAAAAAACCTTCGGTTACACGGAGTCAGAGCTCGTAGGCCAAAATGTAAAAATTCTAATGCCGGAACCGGATCATTCCCAACACGATCAATATCTGAAAAGATATCACACCACGGGAATCAAAAAGATCATCGGTTACGGAAGACAAATCATCGGAAGAAGAAAAAACGGAGAAAATTTTCCCGCCGAGCTTTCCGTCACCGAATGGGAGTTTTCCGGTGAAAAATATTTCACAGGTACCATACGGGATATTTCCAATAAAATCAAGGTAGAGGAACAACTCAAACAATCACAGAAACTGGAAGCGCTCGGTCAAATCGCCGGAGGTATCGCACATGACTTCAACAACATACTAGCAATTGTTAGTGGAAATTTGGAACTAATTCAAAGAAAAATCATAGACAAAGGAGAACAATTCACAAAACAAATCGGCAGCGCTCTTAAAGCGGTAGAGAGAGGCTCTCAACTTACCCAAAAACTTTTGGCCTTCGCACGAAAACAACCGGTTGTTCCGACTCTGGTTGAAATCAACCAAGTGATTTCCAACATGCATGAAATTCTCGAAAGAGTTATAGGAAAACACATTCAAATTCAATTCAACTTCTATAATAAACCTCTCTATCTTTTCCTTGATAAGAACGATATGGAAAATACCATTTTGAATTTGGCAATCAATGCCAGAGACGCCATGGAAAATACGGGCCGATTGATCATAACGATCGATCAAGTGCAAAAGAATATTTTGCCCGAACTGCAAAACTCACCCGACCTCCAGGAAAATTACGCCGAAATATCGGTAATAGATACAGGCAAAGGAATTCCTCCGAATGTATTGGAAAAAATCTATGAACCGTTTTTTACAACCAAGGCAGTAGGACAGGGAACAGGACTCGGGTTATCGATGATTTATACTTTCGTAAAACATTTCAACGGCCATATCAAGGTATATAGTGAAGTGGATGTAGGCACTAGTTTTAAATTATATTTTCCCATAATGGAAGAAAGCCCGAAAAAGGAAAATCCGGCAGCTGAAGAAAAATCGAGCAACTCTTCCGGCGAAAAATACTCCGAACATGTGTTACTTGTAGATGATGAAGAAGGAATCATCGATATTGCGGAAAGCCTTTTGAGTGATTTGGGATTTGCCGTTACAGCAGTATTATCCGCCGATGATGCTTTGAAATTATTACAAAAAGAAAGTTTTGATTTGTTGATCAGCGATATAATGATGCCGGGTGAGATCGACGGACTCGCCCTCGCAGAGATTGTAAAAAAAGATTATCCTAATATGAAAATCATTCTTACTTCCGGCTTTCCCGGAGATTTAAGAAAAAGAGAATATAACGATTTAACCGAATTTCATTTTTTAAGTAAACCTTACAAAGCAAAAGAACTGGAAGAAACCATTCAAAAAGTATTAGGACGAAAGCATGAACTTTAA
- a CDS encoding EAL domain-containing response regulator, giving the protein MNFNKALILDDEPDMNEFLSDVLKELNFQEIIQLIKSTSFFENYSAEIDLILLDLFMPDMDGVEILRYLGEAQSEASIILISGHSQSVLKSAERVAKAYGLNVIGSLTKPFSIDTILKTIEQGKNQKKKPKQLEKKEFHFSKEEILTGIKNKEVVLYYQPQINLQIKEISGFEALVRWIHPAHGIIFPDQFLPLVSNFNMLGDLTKYLIQEACSFFGILAKLGIKKRVSINISVYDLVDTSMPEDIVHLIQKYSLDPNQIILELIETGKIEDHPKALEILTRICMKGIGLSIDDFGTGFSSLDQLSKAPFTELKIDKSFVFDVLKNANTSKIIDSTVHLANQLKMEVVAEGIENKETRNLLRESGVHLGQGYYFSVPLPTSGVVSFIKNFHYAD; this is encoded by the coding sequence ATGAACTTTAACAAGGCATTGATTTTAGATGATGAACCGGATATGAATGAGTTTTTATCCGATGTTCTGAAGGAACTGAATTTCCAGGAAATCATCCAATTGATAAAGTCTACTTCGTTTTTTGAAAACTATTCTGCGGAGATTGATTTGATCTTGCTCGATTTGTTTATGCCCGATATGGACGGAGTGGAAATTCTCAGATATTTGGGAGAAGCACAATCGGAAGCATCGATTATTTTGATCAGTGGACACAGTCAGTCCGTTCTTAAAAGCGCGGAACGTGTGGCAAAGGCTTACGGACTGAATGTAATCGGTAGTTTAACCAAACCCTTTTCTATCGATACCATTTTAAAAACAATTGAACAAGGAAAAAATCAAAAAAAGAAACCGAAACAATTGGAAAAAAAAGAATTTCATTTCTCCAAAGAGGAAATTCTAACAGGAATTAAAAACAAAGAAGTCGTTTTATACTACCAGCCCCAAATCAATCTACAAATAAAAGAAATCAGCGGTTTTGAAGCATTGGTTCGATGGATCCATCCTGCACATGGAATTATTTTTCCGGACCAATTCCTCCCCTTGGTTTCCAATTTCAATATGTTAGGTGATCTTACGAAATATCTGATCCAGGAAGCATGTTCTTTCTTCGGGATTTTGGCAAAATTAGGAATCAAAAAAAGAGTCTCCATCAATATCTCTGTTTATGATTTGGTGGATACTTCCATGCCGGAAGATATCGTCCATCTGATTCAAAAATATTCCCTGGACCCAAACCAAATCATTCTCGAACTGATTGAAACCGGAAAAATCGAAGATCATCCGAAGGCTTTGGAAATACTAACAAGGATATGCATGAAAGGGATCGGACTTTCCATTGATGATTTCGGAACAGGATTTTCTTCTCTGGATCAACTGAGCAAAGCACCTTTCACAGAATTGAAAATCGATAAAAGTTTTGTATTTGATGTATTAAAGAATGCAAATACCAGCAAGATCATTGATTCAACAGTGCATCTGGCAAATCAATTGAAGATGGAAGTTGTAGCTGAAGGAATTGAAAACAAAGAAACAAGAAATCTACTACGTGAATCGGGAGTTCATCTGGGACAGGGCTATTATTTCAGTGTTCCTTTACCTACTTCGGGAGTTGTCAGTTTTATCAAGAATTTTCATTATGCAGATTGA
- a CDS encoding SpoIIE family protein phosphatase encodes MNSKKLFWELTLKLETFTHTVPVPFAVYYAIITQKMETEKWMIFVALCLFFATGIGILGTFWRYFMIRRLFRKIEKIKVPDDSSNIQYTFQDQDYAKKVKLYIFKYPLIEAGFIVFRWFAGVIPIVTLYTYLVEYTPSVVRSGIFTIAMIPPISFVTYYFITENSLRPLFDLPQIRNIEIKPNEIPKFDYFKRIVLAFFSLAALPVSVLSYLLYSIVKGETMVEEPLIPIVIVSCIFIVPLIVCSYIVAMTVKQGISETSKSLAELAKGNFSVVVTPTSGDDFGQQAFYLNNIIQKLKGMYEEIKILNEGLEEKVTARTEELNSTLQEVRKLKYQQDGDYFLTYLLLNPLTIKEIKSDLIHVDFLLKQKKNFEFKEKEYEIGGDLNVSHSIYLQNKKYLLFVNADAMGKSMQGAGGALVFGAVFQSIVQRTKNNSSFQTISPDLWIRNSFQEMHRIFEAFDGTMLISLVMGLIEEETGLLYFINAEHPWPVLYRDGKASFIKSEVSYQKLGTLGAETFSQVKTFQLLNGDVVIAGSDGKDDILTAGGPDGKDWEVNLDEDFILRIIEEGKADLNQMIEIILSKGEIIDDLSLIRIGYSHEAQKKNPISSEAKLGFKKAKKLYSKGNFSESIEVLLGLIESEPNANERLQKDLSKLYYQIGNFKKAMEHMEIYLISHPEDDDFLYFASKLFKKTNQLPRAIELAEKIRIRSPKKTNYLVHLFHLYLKTGERSQALEILKNLELLQYPKEDLTILAGYLK; translated from the coding sequence GTGAATTCAAAAAAACTATTCTGGGAACTCACCTTAAAACTAGAAACTTTCACACATACAGTTCCTGTTCCATTTGCTGTTTATTATGCCATCATCACCCAAAAGATGGAAACTGAAAAATGGATGATCTTTGTCGCCTTATGCCTCTTCTTTGCAACCGGAATCGGAATTTTAGGTACGTTCTGGCGTTACTTTATGATCCGGCGTCTTTTCCGTAAGATAGAAAAGATCAAAGTCCCCGATGATTCATCCAATATACAATATACATTTCAAGATCAGGATTACGCAAAAAAAGTAAAATTATATATATTCAAATATCCTTTGATTGAAGCGGGGTTCATTGTATTTCGCTGGTTTGCCGGAGTCATACCGATCGTCACCTTATACACTTACCTGGTGGAATACACTCCTTCCGTAGTCCGTTCCGGCATATTTACGATCGCGATGATCCCTCCCATCTCTTTTGTAACATATTACTTTATCACGGAGAACAGCTTACGACCGTTATTCGACTTACCTCAAATCCGCAATATAGAAATCAAACCGAACGAGATCCCCAAATTCGATTATTTCAAACGAATCGTTTTGGCTTTTTTCAGTTTAGCTGCTCTTCCCGTATCCGTTTTATCCTATCTGCTTTATTCCATCGTAAAGGGAGAAACAATGGTGGAAGAGCCGTTGATTCCCATCGTCATTGTTTCCTGTATATTCATCGTTCCTCTTATCGTATGTTCTTATATAGTTGCCATGACCGTCAAACAAGGAATATCCGAAACCAGCAAATCTTTGGCTGAACTTGCCAAAGGAAACTTCAGCGTAGTAGTAACTCCCACATCGGGAGATGATTTCGGACAACAGGCATTCTATTTAAACAATATCATACAAAAACTAAAAGGAATGTACGAAGAAATCAAAATTCTAAACGAAGGGTTGGAGGAAAAAGTTACCGCAAGAACGGAAGAACTCAACTCCACCCTCCAGGAAGTGCGAAAATTGAAATACCAACAGGACGGAGATTATTTTTTAACTTACCTGCTTCTCAATCCTCTTACGATCAAAGAAATAAAAAGCGATTTGATTCATGTGGATTTTTTACTCAAACAAAAAAAGAATTTCGAATTCAAAGAAAAAGAATATGAGATCGGGGGAGATTTAAACGTTTCTCATTCCATATATCTTCAAAACAAAAAATACCTGTTATTTGTAAACGCGGACGCAATGGGCAAATCCATGCAAGGTGCGGGAGGAGCACTTGTGTTCGGAGCTGTGTTTCAATCCATTGTCCAAAGAACAAAAAACAATTCTTCATTCCAGACGATTTCCCCCGACTTATGGATTCGAAATTCATTCCAGGAAATGCATCGCATTTTCGAAGCATTCGACGGAACCATGCTCATCTCCCTTGTTATGGGACTTATTGAAGAAGAGACAGGTCTACTTTACTTTATCAATGCGGAACATCCCTGGCCGGTTTTGTACAGAGACGGAAAAGCTTCTTTTATAAAATCGGAAGTGTCCTATCAAAAATTGGGAACATTGGGAGCGGAAACTTTTTCGCAAGTCAAAACCTTTCAATTGTTAAATGGTGATGTGGTCATCGCCGGTTCGGACGGAAAAGATGATATCCTCACCGCAGGTGGCCCCGATGGAAAAGATTGGGAAGTCAATTTAGACGAAGATTTTATTTTAAGAATCATTGAAGAAGGAAAAGCGGATCTAAATCAAATGATAGAAATCATATTGAGCAAAGGAGAAATAATCGATGATCTTTCTCTCATCCGCATAGGCTACTCGCACGAAGCTCAAAAAAAAAATCCGATCTCTTCGGAAGCAAAACTGGGATTCAAAAAGGCGAAAAAACTTTATTCCAAAGGTAACTTTTCCGAATCCATCGAGGTTCTTTTGGGTTTGATTGAGTCGGAACCGAATGCAAACGAACGACTTCAAAAAGACTTATCGAAGTTATACTATCAAATCGGCAACTTCAAAAAAGCGATGGAACATATGGAAATTTATCTGATTTCCCATCCTGAAGATGATGATTTTCTTTACTTTGCATCCAAACTATTTAAAAAAACGAACCAGCTTCCCCGCGCGATTGAACTCGCGGAAAAAATCAGAATCCGGTCTCCGAAAAAAACAAACTACTTGGTTCATTTATTCCATCTCTATCTCAAAACGGGAGAACGTTCCCAAGCTTTGGAAATCCTCAAAAATCTGGAGCTTTTGCAATACCCGAAGGAAGACCTGACGATCCTCGCAGGTTACTTAAAATAA
- a CDS encoding MFS transporter: protein MAIHSLNIKTKLGYASAEVGITAVQLFTQIYLLKYYTETIGLIPSLAGIALAISVIWDAVSDPLMGNISDRTESRMGRRRPYILFGGIFLSLSILILFSPPEITSQLGKFLYLLTTYLLVNTAMTIISVPHIALGGELSFERNERTSIFGWRLFFSNIGMLVGMIVPAAILQSLGDETSKENIMSSRIGAGEIVSGVIVFTSVLAFLVTKGKDNTVAKEENQSSFFVSLYSVFKNKVFLVLLVAFIVAGIGRTFNTAIALYYYQYRLGLKESDVILNIMLPFFMVLMCSIPFWVWMAKKFGKKIPAFSGVFLLGLLTVIAYPLFPYGEIRPPLLVAFLGGIFAGSILIMDSILTDVVDYDELKTNRKREGLYFGFWKMGVKFSQAFGIALSGFLLDIIGFDANLPTQSEEVGFSLAMIFGPGVGFFFIVGSLIFLFLFPLTDDKHKRIQRVLLKRRKK, encoded by the coding sequence ATGGCAATTCATTCCCTTAACATTAAAACCAAGCTTGGTTACGCCTCCGCGGAAGTAGGCATAACAGCTGTTCAGTTATTTACTCAAATCTATCTTCTAAAATACTATACTGAAACAATCGGGCTCATTCCCAGCCTCGCCGGGATCGCACTTGCCATATCGGTGATCTGGGATGCGGTGAGCGACCCTTTGATGGGAAATATATCCGACCGAACCGAGTCGAGAATGGGAAGAAGAAGACCTTATATTCTTTTCGGAGGAATTTTCCTTTCCCTTTCGATTCTGATTCTATTCTCACCACCGGAAATCACTTCCCAATTAGGGAAATTTTTATATCTACTTACTACCTATTTATTGGTAAATACCGCGATGACGATCATCTCCGTTCCTCATATAGCTCTTGGAGGAGAACTAAGCTTTGAAAGAAACGAAAGAACTTCTATTTTCGGATGGAGACTTTTCTTCAGCAATATCGGGATGCTTGTCGGTATGATTGTCCCCGCCGCCATATTACAATCACTAGGTGATGAAACATCAAAAGAAAACATCATGTCCTCCAGAATCGGAGCAGGTGAAATTGTTTCCGGAGTTATCGTATTCACATCCGTACTGGCTTTCTTAGTTACAAAAGGAAAAGATAATACTGTCGCTAAAGAAGAAAACCAATCTTCCTTTTTCGTATCGCTTTATTCCGTATTCAAAAATAAAGTGTTTTTGGTTTTACTCGTTGCCTTCATAGTAGCCGGAATCGGCAGAACATTCAACACTGCGATTGCACTTTATTATTATCAATACAGACTGGGATTGAAAGAATCGGACGTGATCCTTAATATCATGTTGCCTTTCTTTATGGTTCTTATGTGTTCCATTCCGTTCTGGGTTTGGATGGCAAAAAAGTTTGGAAAGAAAATTCCTGCCTTTTCTGGAGTATTTTTACTGGGTTTATTAACAGTCATCGCCTATCCCTTGTTTCCTTACGGAGAGATAAGACCTCCTCTGCTAGTCGCTTTTTTGGGAGGAATCTTCGCCGGTTCCATTCTGATTATGGATTCCATACTAACAGATGTTGTGGATTATGATGAATTGAAAACCAACCGGAAAAGAGAAGGGTTGTATTTTGGCTTCTGGAAAATGGGGGTTAAGTTTTCCCAAGCATTTGGAATTGCACTTTCCGGATTTTTATTGGATATAATCGGATTTGATGCAAATCTACCCACTCAATCCGAGGAAGTAGGATTTTCCTTAGCGATGATATTCGGTCCGGGAGTGGGGTTCTTTTTTATCGTCGGGTCACTTATCTTTCTTTTTCTATTTCCGCTAACAGACGATAAACACAAAAGGATCCAGAGAGTATTGTTAAAAAGACGAAAAAAATAA
- a CDS encoding DUF4468 domain-containing protein produces MIKKLLPIAFFFLVFSDSMCLRLWIVSGKFRTVEDTRENKSYQRTRSFLKAKQWLEYKLDPEISKIKEENQDAGTIKGIGQIRCYVPYGIGEVDANEHEFNYSISIRDGSATILVDKIFSFIRDPNDIILNYGPKDERVAKVTIRSCFKPLLDDFFEYIK; encoded by the coding sequence ATGATAAAAAAACTACTTCCGATCGCCTTTTTTTTCCTGGTATTTTCCGATTCCATGTGCCTTAGGCTCTGGATTGTTTCCGGAAAGTTCAGAACGGTCGAAGACACCAGAGAGAATAAATCCTATCAAAGAACGCGTTCCTTTCTAAAAGCGAAACAATGGTTGGAATACAAACTGGACCCCGAGATTTCCAAAATCAAAGAAGAAAATCAGGATGCGGGAACGATCAAAGGGATAGGTCAGATTCGTTGTTATGTGCCTTACGGGATCGGAGAAGTGGATGCCAACGAACACGAGTTCAATTATTCAATTTCCATCAGGGACGGATCCGCAACGATCTTAGTTGATAAAATCTTTTCTTTTATCAGAGATCCGAACGACATCATTTTGAATTACGGGCCGAAAGACGAAAGAGTGGCAAAAGTAACGATTCGTTCCTGTTTTAAACCCTTATTGGATGATTTTTTCGAATATATAAAATAA
- a CDS encoding lysophospholipid acyltransferase family protein, whose translation MENTVDQVKKNVENIKKFVTPFFNLAVSTTIYGYHNIVPTGKLILTCNHRSDMDPFVIGSVFPRFISWIAAEYTTRIPLFKDLVEKTGTIPMAIDGNISMASIKKVQQVFKNGDVLGIFPEGHDYMVQNDFSAPLAKFHDGFAAFSLRNKVDILPAVIIPEEETISDYPIPPLVRAFMGMPKEVCEIKKRVVYKKVNLVFGEVVKYQDYAHLPLAEGMIEASKETKRRMGELQKVDFLKK comes from the coding sequence ATGGAAAATACAGTCGATCAGGTTAAAAAGAATGTAGAGAACATCAAAAAGTTCGTAACTCCATTTTTTAATCTAGCCGTATCGACGACTATTTACGGTTACCATAATATAGTTCCCACAGGAAAACTGATTCTAACCTGCAATCATAGAAGTGATATGGATCCTTTCGTCATCGGATCCGTATTTCCCAGATTCATTTCTTGGATTGCGGCGGAGTACACAACCCGTATTCCCCTTTTCAAAGACTTAGTGGAAAAAACCGGAACCATCCCTATGGCGATTGATGGAAATATTTCCATGGCGAGTATCAAGAAAGTACAACAGGTTTTCAAAAACGGAGATGTGCTTGGTATATTTCCCGAAGGTCATGATTATATGGTGCAAAATGATTTTTCAGCACCTCTCGCAAAGTTCCACGACGGATTTGCCGCATTCAGCTTACGAAACAAAGTCGATATACTTCCTGCTGTCATCATCCCGGAAGAAGAAACCATTTCCGATTACCCGATCCCTCCTCTGGTTCGCGCTTTTATGGGAATGCCCAAAGAAGTTTGCGAAATCAAGAAAAGAGTGGTTTATAAAAAAGTAAACTTAGTGTTCGGTGAAGTAGTGAAATACCAAGATTACGCTCACCTTCCTTTGGCGGAAGGTATGATCGAAGCATCTAAAGAAACAAAACGCAGAATGGGTGAACTACAGAAAGTTGATTTTTTAAAGAAATAA
- the dapF gene encoding diaminopimelate epimerase, producing MKLKFTKMEGIGNDYVYVDATKEDIRLSPEQIQKLSDRNFGIGSDGVIFIRNSKSGEFQMDMYNSDGSSSEMCGNGVRSVGKYVFDHGLTKNTRPTIETGKGVLTLDLSTDSNGKVQMVSVDMGEPILQPSLIPIVWPGTDPVVNQTIEVDGQKYQFTSVSMGNPHCVIFVEDSDKFPVHEVGSKIEHHPLFPRRVNVEFVTVRGKDHLYQRTWERGAGETLACGTGACAVAVASHLTGRAGRKVRIDLRGGTLHIEWNESGNIIMTGPAKEVFTGEIEI from the coding sequence ATGAAGTTAAAATTTACTAAAATGGAAGGGATTGGAAACGACTACGTTTACGTTGATGCCACAAAAGAAGACATCCGCTTAAGCCCCGAACAGATCCAAAAACTATCCGATCGCAATTTCGGAATCGGAAGCGACGGAGTTATTTTTATTCGTAATTCCAAATCCGGCGAATTCCAAATGGATATGTACAATTCCGACGGAAGCTCTTCCGAAATGTGCGGAAACGGAGTCCGTTCCGTAGGTAAGTATGTATTTGACCATGGGTTAACAAAGAACACCCGACCCACAATCGAAACAGGAAAAGGTGTTTTGACTTTGGATCTTTCCACCGATTCCAATGGAAAAGTCCAAATGGTTTCCGTAGATATGGGAGAACCGATTTTACAACCTTCCCTGATCCCCATCGTTTGGCCGGGTACGGACCCGGTTGTAAATCAAACCATCGAAGTGGATGGGCAAAAATACCAATTTACATCCGTTAGTATGGGAAATCCTCATTGTGTAATATTTGTGGAAGATTCGGATAAATTTCCTGTGCATGAAGTAGGTTCCAAAATCGAACACCATCCTCTTTTTCCGAGAAGAGTGAATGTGGAGTTTGTTACGGTTCGCGGCAAAGATCATCTTTACCAAAGAACCTGGGAACGCGGAGCGGGAGAAACTCTTGCTTGCGGAACCGGGGCTTGTGCAGTTGCAGTTGCTTCTCACCTAACGGGGAGAGCCGGACGTAAAGTAAGAATCGATTTGAGAGGAGGAACTTTGCATATTGAGTGGAATGAATCCGGAAATATCATCATGACAGGTCCTGCCAAAGAAGTATTTACGGGAGAGATCGAAATTTAA
- a CDS encoding methyltransferase domain-containing protein gives MKSCILCQSSESSTVFNENGIPIVECKSCGHVYSSFEQAEHYEGYWDGEDESYDLEWWDKAHRGIYKDFIRTYLKAPKGKLLDVGCGLGFFVKAVQESTSWEAHGYEISTRAVDFAKKENKLTTVHAGLVQDSGLQANSFDVITLWDVIEHIPKPHFLLTYLFTLLKPGGVLFLQTPNFPIQLAKARLKVTLRGMKPDVHYLEAKDHVNNYKMKTLAELGRQCGFIKPEYKVLMPILSVAGSKSKLAVYAKLGYYFLTKLIFNLSFGLVNWNNTLFLTLRKPL, from the coding sequence ATGAAATCCTGTATTCTCTGCCAATCCTCCGAATCCTCTACTGTTTTTAATGAAAATGGAATTCCCATTGTAGAATGTAAATCCTGCGGCCATGTTTACTCATCTTTCGAACAAGCGGAACATTACGAAGGTTATTGGGACGGAGAAGACGAGTCCTATGATTTGGAATGGTGGGACAAGGCGCATAGAGGAATCTACAAAGATTTTATCCGAACTTATCTGAAAGCACCGAAAGGAAAACTTTTGGATGTGGGATGCGGGCTTGGGTTTTTCGTAAAAGCAGTACAAGAGTCGACATCCTGGGAAGCTCACGGTTATGAAATTTCCACACGCGCGGTGGATTTTGCTAAAAAAGAAAACAAACTCACTACAGTTCATGCAGGACTTGTTCAGGATTCAGGACTGCAAGCTAACTCGTTTGATGTGATCACTCTTTGGGATGTGATAGAACATATTCCAAAACCTCATTTTTTGCTTACGTATTTATTTACGCTACTCAAGCCGGGTGGGGTATTATTTTTACAAACTCCCAACTTTCCCATCCAGTTGGCAAAAGCGAGATTGAAAGTGACTTTGCGGGGAATGAAACCGGATGTTCATTATCTGGAAGCCAAAGATCATGTGAATAATTATAAAATGAAAACCTTGGCGGAACTCGGTAGACAATGCGGTTTCATCAAACCGGAATATAAGGTGCTTATGCCTATTTTATCGGTCGCCGGTTCCAAAAGCAAACTTGCCGTTTATGCAAAGTTAGGTTATTATTTTCTTACAAAATTGATTTTCAACCTTAGTTTCGGACTGGTCAATTGGAACAATACCTTGTTTTTGACTTTACGAAAGCCTCTGTAG